In Bacteroidales bacterium, a single genomic region encodes these proteins:
- the secG gene encoding preprotein translocase subunit SecG: MGFYIFLVVLMIIVCCLLGLIILVQNSKGGGLVAGMQSSNQFMGVRQTADFLEKSTWTLAIIILALSLLSIFVIPRGPEQTEESRVKKYIETSGAPEVIPTGAQQENAIPLE; encoded by the coding sequence ATGGGTTTTTATATTTTTCTAGTAGTACTAATGATTATTGTATGCTGTTTGCTTGGATTAATAATATTAGTACAGAATTCTAAAGGCGGAGGTCTTGTAGCAGGCATGCAATCTTCTAACCAATTTATGGGTGTAAGACAAACAGCCGATTTTCTTGAAAAGAGCACATGGACATTAGCTATTATTATTTTAGCATTAAGTCTTCTTTCTATTTTCGTTATTCCACGTGGACCTGAACAAACAGAAGAAAGTCGCGTGAAAAAATATATTGAAACTAGCGGTGCTCCTGAAGTTATCCCTACCGGTGCACAACAAGAAAATGCAATTCCTCTTGAATAA
- a CDS encoding co-chaperone GroES, protein MSINIKPLADRVVIEPAQAETKTSSGIIIPDTAKEKPQRGKVVAAGPGKKDEPVTLKVGDIVLYGKYAGTEITVDGKDYLIMKESDVLAII, encoded by the coding sequence ATGAGTATAAACATAAAACCATTAGCAGACCGAGTTGTAATAGAACCGGCACAAGCAGAAACGAAAACAAGTAGCGGTATAATTATCCCAGACACAGCAAAAGAAAAACCACAAAGAGGAAAAGTTGTGGCAGCCGGACCTGGAAAAAAAGATGAACCAGTTACTTTAAAAGTTGGAGACATTGTTCTTTATGGCAAATATGCCGGAACAGAAATTACAGTTGACGGAAAAGATTATCTTATAATGAAAGAATCTGACGTATTAGCAATCATTTAA
- the groL gene encoding chaperonin GroEL (60 kDa chaperone family; promotes refolding of misfolded polypeptides especially under stressful conditions; forms two stacked rings of heptamers to form a barrel-shaped 14mer; ends can be capped by GroES; misfolded proteins enter the barrel where they are refolded when GroES binds), with the protein MAKQILYGVEAREQIKKGVDALSNAVKVTLGPKGRNVIIEKSYGAPIITKDGVSVAKEIELPEKTHNMGAQMVKEVASKTNDAAGDGTTTATVLAQAIFNTGLKNVTAGANPMDLKRGIDKAVAAIVENLKKQSRDVEDSFEKIEQVATISANNDIEIGKTIAEAMKKVKKEGVITIEEAKGTETTVDVVEGMQFDRGYLSPYFVTDTEKMLTAFDNAFLLIYDKKISSMKELLPILEKVVQTGRPLLIISEDIEGEALATLVVNKLRGSLRVAAVKAPGFGDRRKEMLEDIAILTGGLVISEEKGYKLEDAEISYLGQAEKITVDKENTTIVKGMGSKENIDARIGQIKTQIENTTSDYDREKLQERLAKLAGGVAVIKVGAASEVEMKEKKDRFDDALHATRAAVEEGIVPGGGVAYIRAIDSIKEIKINNEDEKTGVEIIRRAVEEPLRQIVENAGLEGSVIVQKIREGKDDFGFNARTETYENLHTTGVIDPTKVARVALENAASIAGMLLTTETVIAEIKEDKPVMAPPMPGGGMGDMY; encoded by the coding sequence ATGGCAAAACAAATTTTATACGGTGTTGAAGCCCGCGAACAAATAAAAAAAGGTGTTGACGCATTATCAAATGCAGTGAAAGTTACCCTTGGACCAAAAGGTCGTAACGTTATAATTGAAAAATCTTATGGTGCTCCTATAATAACAAAAGACGGCGTAAGTGTTGCAAAAGAAATAGAACTGCCTGAAAAAACACATAATATGGGTGCTCAGATGGTGAAAGAAGTTGCTAGCAAAACCAATGATGCTGCCGGCGACGGAACAACCACTGCAACAGTTTTAGCACAAGCTATTTTCAATACTGGCTTAAAAAACGTTACTGCTGGTGCCAATCCTATGGATTTAAAAAGAGGTATCGACAAAGCAGTTGCAGCAATTGTTGAAAATTTGAAAAAACAATCAAGAGACGTTGAAGATAGTTTTGAAAAAATAGAGCAAGTTGCTACTATTTCTGCCAATAACGACATCGAAATTGGAAAAACAATTGCCGAAGCTATGAAAAAAGTGAAAAAAGAAGGCGTTATCACTATAGAAGAGGCAAAAGGCACTGAAACCACTGTAGATGTAGTTGAAGGAATGCAATTCGACCGTGGCTACTTATCTCCTTACTTTGTAACAGACACAGAAAAAATGCTTACCGCTTTTGATAACGCATTTTTACTAATATATGACAAAAAAATCAGCAGCATGAAAGAATTGTTGCCAATTTTAGAAAAAGTTGTTCAAACAGGTCGTCCTCTACTAATAATTTCAGAAGACATAGAAGGCGAAGCATTAGCTACCCTTGTTGTAAACAAACTACGCGGTTCTCTAAGAGTTGCTGCTGTTAAAGCTCCTGGCTTTGGCGATCGCAGAAAAGAAATGCTTGAAGATATCGCTATTTTAACAGGCGGACTAGTAATTAGCGAAGAAAAAGGATATAAACTTGAAGACGCAGAAATTAGCTATTTAGGTCAAGCTGAAAAAATTACTGTTGACAAAGAAAATACTACAATAGTAAAAGGAATGGGCAGCAAAGAAAACATTGATGCTCGCATTGGACAAATAAAAACTCAAATTGAAAACACAACTAGCGACTATGACCGCGAAAAACTTCAAGAACGTCTTGCTAAATTAGCTGGTGGAGTTGCTGTTATTAAAGTTGGTGCAGCTTCTGAAGTAGAAATGAAAGAAAAGAAAGATCGCTTCGACGATGCACTACACGCAACCCGCGCGGCAGTTGAAGAAGGAATTGTTCCTGGAGGAGGCGTAGCATACATTAGAGCTATTGATAGCATTAAAGAAATAAAAATAAATAATGAAGACGAAAAAACAGGCGTTGAAATAATTCGCAGAGCTGTTGAAGAACCTCTCAGACAAATTGTAGAAAACGCAGGTTTAGAAGGTAGCGTTATTGTTCAAAAAATCCGCGAAGGAAAAGATGACTTCGGATTTAATGCTAGAACAGAAACATACGAAAACCTACATACAACTGGCGTTATAGACCCAACTAAAGTTGCTCGCGTTGCTCTTGAAAACGCTGCTTCTATTGCTGGCATGCTACTTACAACAGAAACAGTTATTGCAGAAATAAAAGAAGACAAACCTGTAATGGCTCCACCTATGCCAGGAGGCGGAATGGGAGACATGTACTAA
- a CDS encoding T9SS type A sorting domain-containing protein — protein MRKILTFILFISIYNFIFAQINVLETINIAKSDAARANNFKNKPAKIIGKEYDLKFHRFNWTVDPAIHAISGSVTSYFVAKEDNLSQIVFSLKSNMIVDSVKYHGVKTTKTHSQDLLNITISPAISIGTLDSVTVYYHGSPDYSGFGSFITSTHGPSNAPILWTLSEPYGAFEWWPCKNDLSDKIDSTDVFVTYPNGNHAASNGILVSETTNGAFTTSYWKHRYPIAAYLIAIAVTNYQIYTENFSLSQGNLPILNYVFPEDYEQIKLQTPVLEPVMRFYDSIIAPYPYMDEKYGHAQFGWGGGMEHQTMSFMGGFNYELMAHELLHQWYGDAVTCGSWRDIWLNEGFATYYTALNYDHFFHDTYWKSWKKGAVNYITSLPDGSVYVYDTSSVSRVFDSRLTYYKAAFVLHMLRWVVGDDNFFTANRSYFNDPKHHFGYALTPDYINHVEAVCGKDLTNFFNNWIYKEGHPSYQIYINRISPDSMSVKINQTQSHSSVSFFKMPIPISFYKNGIDTTFVFDNTFSGQEFFIHYPTNPDSIIFDKENWILSNNNSILSLGENKIENISLYPNPSSDKIYINGLNGKDFYFKIFDNSGKIIISEKGENNKGISIQKLKQGCYNIVLIQNENEIAHFTFIKQ, from the coding sequence ATGAGAAAAATATTAACATTTATTCTTTTTATCAGCATTTATAATTTCATATTTGCCCAAATTAATGTTCTTGAAACTATAAATATTGCAAAATCAGATGCCGCTCGTGCAAATAATTTCAAAAACAAACCTGCAAAAATTATTGGAAAAGAATACGATTTGAAGTTTCATAGATTTAATTGGACTGTTGACCCTGCCATACACGCAATTAGCGGCTCTGTAACGTCATATTTTGTCGCCAAAGAAGACAACTTGTCTCAAATAGTTTTTTCTCTAAAATCTAATATGATTGTGGACTCAGTAAAATATCACGGCGTAAAAACTACAAAAACACATAGCCAAGATTTACTAAATATAACAATAAGTCCAGCTATATCAATTGGCACACTTGATAGTGTTACTGTTTATTATCACGGCTCTCCTGATTACTCTGGGTTTGGTTCTTTTATTACCTCAACTCATGGACCTAGCAATGCGCCTATATTATGGACACTTTCAGAACCATACGGAGCCTTTGAATGGTGGCCCTGCAAAAATGACCTTAGCGATAAAATAGATTCTACCGACGTTTTTGTAACTTATCCAAACGGCAATCATGCTGCTTCAAATGGAATATTAGTTTCTGAAACCACAAATGGAGCCTTTACCACATCTTATTGGAAACACAGATACCCGATTGCCGCATATCTAATAGCAATAGCTGTTACAAACTATCAAATTTATACTGAAAATTTTTCTCTTTCACAAGGTAATTTGCCAATTTTAAACTACGTATTTCCTGAAGATTATGAGCAAATAAAATTGCAAACACCTGTATTAGAGCCAGTTATGCGATTTTACGACTCCATTATTGCACCATATCCATATATGGATGAAAAGTATGGACATGCTCAATTCGGCTGGGGAGGAGGAATGGAACACCAAACCATGAGTTTTATGGGTGGTTTTAACTACGAACTTATGGCTCATGAACTTTTGCATCAATGGTATGGCGATGCTGTTACATGCGGCTCATGGAGAGATATTTGGCTTAACGAAGGCTTTGCTACATATTACACAGCACTTAACTACGACCATTTCTTCCATGACACATATTGGAAGTCGTGGAAAAAAGGTGCCGTTAACTATATTACAAGCCTTCCTGACGGCTCAGTGTATGTATATGACACCAGTAGCGTAAGCCGCGTGTTTGATTCTCGCCTTACATATTACAAAGCTGCCTTTGTATTACATATGCTACGCTGGGTAGTTGGCGACGACAACTTCTTCACCGCAAACAGAAGTTATTTTAACGACCCAAAACACCATTTTGGCTATGCTCTCACTCCTGACTACATCAATCATGTAGAAGCGGTTTGTGGCAAAGATTTAACTAATTTTTTCAATAACTGGATTTACAAAGAAGGGCATCCATCTTATCAAATTTATATAAACAGAATTTCGCCTGACTCAATGTCTGTTAAAATAAACCAAACGCAAAGCCACTCATCTGTTAGCTTCTTCAAAATGCCTATTCCTATAAGCTTTTACAAAAATGGAATTGACACTACTTTTGTTTTCGACAACACTTTTTCTGGGCAGGAATTTTTTATTCATTATCCAACAAATCCAGATTCCATAATTTTTGACAAAGAAAATTGGATACTATCAAATAATAACAGCATTTTAAGCTTGGGCGAAAATAAAATTGAAAATATAAGTTTATACCCAAATCCAAGCTCAGACAAGATTTACATTAATGGATTAAACGGAAAAGATTTTTATTTTAAAATTTTCGACAACAGCGGCAAAATTATCATTTCAGAAAAAGGAGAAAACAATAAAGGCATTTCAATACAAAAGCTAAAGCAAGGCTGCTACAACATTGTTTTAATCCAAAACGAAAATGAAATAGCTCATTTTACTTTTATAAAACAATAA
- a CDS encoding YraN family protein, whose amino-acid sequence MQAENGKYGELLAQNLLKNKGYEILQKNWRSGKDEIDIIAKHQDTIIFVEVKTRSNVNYGKPYDFVDERKQNAIFRAAQSYIDNFNITYEVRFDIISVEIKKDGSTLIDHITNAFSG is encoded by the coding sequence ATTCAAGCTGAAAATGGCAAATACGGAGAACTATTAGCCCAAAATCTGCTTAAAAACAAAGGTTACGAAATACTACAAAAAAATTGGCGTTCTGGAAAAGACGAAATTGATATTATTGCAAAACATCAGGACACAATTATTTTTGTTGAAGTAAAAACTAGAAGCAATGTAAATTATGGCAAGCCTTATGATTTTGTTGACGAAAGAAAACAAAATGCCATTTTCAGAGCAGCACAATCATATATTGACAACTTCAACATAACCTACGAGGTACGATTTGATATAATTTCTGTAGAAATAAAAAAAGACGGTTCCACACTGATTGACCACATTACAAATGCTTTTAGTGGATAA
- a CDS encoding PorT family protein, whose protein sequence is MKKYYFFIIIVLFCFNSEAQIFKGGVKAGLVATQVNGDQLSGFKKLGLTGGFTLALPLSEKSELSTELIFVQKGSRQNPTENNPSKFLMRLNYIEMPWIYSFKLKKQKIGFEGGLSFGILLKTEDVEYDLYGKIPTRLEFQKYEFAALAGICYYINDKNKINFRYSQSLLPIRKLPNAPTSFYFFDRGQTNVVAALTYEYEF, encoded by the coding sequence ATGAAAAAATATTACTTTTTTATAATAATTGTTTTATTTTGCTTCAATTCTGAAGCTCAAATTTTTAAAGGTGGCGTTAAAGCTGGACTTGTAGCAACACAAGTAAATGGCGACCAATTGTCAGGTTTTAAAAAACTAGGTCTTACTGGCGGATTTACGCTCGCCTTGCCTCTTTCAGAAAAATCTGAATTATCCACGGAATTAATTTTTGTACAAAAAGGCAGCAGACAAAATCCCACAGAAAACAATCCAAGCAAATTTTTAATGCGACTGAATTACATAGAAATGCCTTGGATATATAGTTTTAAATTGAAAAAACAGAAAATCGGATTTGAAGGAGGATTGTCTTTTGGCATACTTTTAAAAACTGAAGATGTCGAATACGACTTATATGGCAAAATACCAACAAGATTAGAATTTCAAAAATACGAATTTGCTGCACTTGCAGGCATTTGCTATTATATAAATGATAAGAACAAAATAAACTTCAGATATTCACAATCTTTACTCCCAATACGAAAGCTCCCAAACGCTCCAACTAGTTTCTATTTTTTCGATCGCGGACAAACAAACGTAGTAGCTGCATTAACTTATGAATACGAATTCTAA
- a CDS encoding UbiX family flavin prenyltransferase codes for MSNIIIGITGASGAIYGYELINQLLKIDQIKKIAVIFSDNGAKVWEYEQMPKIPKNKKIEVFNNNDFFAAPASGSAQYNAMFITPCSMGTLAAIATGTSSNLIHRAADVTLKERRKLILLVREAPLNLIHIKNMETITLAGGIIFPASPFFYNRHEKLNDIVSDLISRLINISGINLPIKEWGK; via the coding sequence ATATCAAATATTATTATTGGAATTACAGGTGCCAGCGGTGCCATTTACGGCTATGAGCTTATAAATCAATTATTAAAAATTGACCAAATAAAAAAAATAGCAGTAATTTTTAGTGACAACGGAGCTAAAGTTTGGGAATATGAGCAAATGCCAAAAATACCAAAGAATAAAAAAATTGAAGTTTTTAATAACAATGATTTTTTTGCCGCCCCAGCCTCTGGTTCAGCTCAGTATAATGCAATGTTTATCACACCCTGCTCAATGGGTACACTGGCAGCAATAGCCACAGGAACGTCTTCTAATCTAATACACAGAGCTGCTGATGTTACATTAAAGGAAAGACGCAAGTTGATTCTTTTAGTACGCGAAGCTCCTCTCAATCTTATTCATATAAAAAATATGGAAACTATCACCTTAGCCGGTGGCATTATTTTTCCAGCTTCACCTTTTTTCTACAACCGCCATGAAAAACTAAACGATATAGTTTCCGACTTAATTTCTAGGCTTATAAATATTTCAGGAATAAATTTACCTATAAAAGAATGGGGAAAATAA